CATCTGCATCATGAAAATCAAAAAAGGTCAATATGTCATCCCGATCTGAAAATCCACGCTCCGCTTTCATTTTTTTAAGCTCAGGAGTGGAATCGTCGCGCCAGCCGCGCTTTTCCATGAATTGATTCCAGATTTGAATTTCTTCATTATTGGGACGTCTTCCATTCTCAAAACACCATTCCAGTATTTCCTCATCAGTTCCACCAAGAAGAACCCTTCGAACTAATGCATCGTAGTCTATTTGAAGAAAGCGAAGGCATCGACCATCAAGTCCAACCCCACGATTGTAGTCCTTTGGAAGCTTGCCTTGAGCGTGAAGTCGGATTTTGTCCAGCATTCGCCCGAAGAATACGATCTCTCCTACTTTTTCGTAGGAACTCCTTAAGTTGGAAATTTGCATATGGTATTTCTCCTGTCTCAAGCCCGAAGTGCATCCGTATTCGTTAAATAGAAAAGCCTTCAAACATAATTCTATCGACAAGCAGACAGCGTATGCAAACATCTGAACAGACGAAGACCAATCTGAGGCGTTATGATTCCCTCACCCCCAGAGGCCAGGCTCGGCGTCTGCGCGAACTCGCGAAGTCCGCACTACGTCAATTCGACATTCGCGTCCATCGCCTCGAACTCATCAAACACCTGGTCAACACGACATTCAGACTCCGATCAGATGAAGGAGAATTTCTGGTTCGCATTCACCGGGAAAAAAACCACACCGTTCGCCTGGTCGAATCAGAACTGGCGTGGCTCCTGGCGCTGTCCAAAGAAGCCGATGTTACAGTTCAGACGCCCTATACCACCCCAGACGGCAGAGTCGTTGTTTTGGCGGAAGCCGCCGGCGTGCCCAGAGCGTACCCCGTTACTATGCTTTCATGGATCAAAGGAAGGATCGTGCCTCAGGTGCGTCGGACAACCAGGCATTACGAAGGTCTCGGACGCCTTGTTGCCACACTACACAAACACGCGATGCAGTGGGATCCACCTGACGATTTCGAACGCCCTGTCTATGACGCCATTCACCAACTGGGAAAGTTCTCAGTCCGACCCTTGCCTGAGTTAGGACCTCGATACCTGCCCGCGCACGTCTTGAGGGACATGGAAGCCGTCTATGAACGGCGTCGAGAAGCCGAAAGGGTGTTGGGTACTGGTTGCGAGCATTTTGGCCTGATTCACTTTGACCTCAGCTTCAGCAACATTCTGTTCTATGGCGGGGAAGCGCTACCGATTGATTTCGATGCGTGTGGCCTCGGTTTTTATGCCTACGATCTCGGTGTTGCTCTGACAGGTCCTTTTGCCTACGAGAACTTTATGGCCCGATGTGAGGCTGTCTTCCGAGGCTATCGCCAGGTCCTACCTCTCAGGCGAGAATGGATCGAGTACCTCCCGACCTTCATGGCATCTCGCACTGCTTCCTATATCTTGCATGTCGCAGCGAATCCGAAGGCTGTAGAATCACAGTGGCGCTCCCTCCTGCGTCCCCTTCTTAAGGCCTCTCCTGATCAGTTTCCCTCCTGATGTCCTTAATGGGAGTTGATTTACTTCTCGTCACAGATCAAAGTTATCACTCAATAACTGCCTACTGATATCTCTACCCCTTTGACGGGGATATACAAGCCCGCTGACAACCGTCGACTTGTAATGATAGAGGGCTCGGCTCTTGATCGAGGAATCTGTCCGTGGATAGTTCGCTAATACCGAGTCCACGAATGCTTCCCCGTAAGCCCACATCCCCGCAACATCGTAAGCAGGATCCATAAGGCGAATGTCCCCCCAGTCGATGATGCCTGTGAGCCGGCCGCTTTTGGGATCATGGTAGATGTGTTGATACCAGACGTCACTGTGCGTGAATGTCGGCGTGTAGTCTGGCCTCGTCTGAATGTCGTTCAGCCATCGCTTGCACACTCGCCGAACTTCGGGACCCAGGTTAGAAGCGTGACGATAGAATCGACGCTCAACACCCCGCGGCGATCGGGGTCGTCCCTCCTCAACGCCAAGTTCGATCGCTTGCTCGACTGGGAAGGCGTGAACGGTGCTCAGGAACTTACCCAGGGCCACCGCTGCATCGGCACGGTTTTCCTCAGACAGGTTCCGAAATTGGGTAGGGCTCAGGCAGGTTCCTG
Above is a genomic segment from Gemmatimonadota bacterium containing:
- a CDS encoding aminoglycoside phosphotransferase family protein, whose protein sequence is FSSEKGCDKINFLNISDYPASRKKKKKIEGCDGCPSIRVVSEERKLPMATKRYLQRIAKVYPEIEQSGRWKPKIPKANEIDVEHYVQRIREAFPEFQSAGYKRIDDFGDHLMFLLNDRYIFRFVIGNKTEDIIKLLREQAVLERLKGTVGIPVPNYTYLPKTPDFAGYEMIPGTCLSPTQFRNLSEENRADAAVALGKFLSTVHAFPVEQAIELGVEEGRPRSPRGVERRFYRHASNLGPEVRRVCKRWLNDIQTRPDYTPTFTHSDVWYQHIYHDPKSGRLTGIIDWGDIRLMDPAYDVAGMWAYGEAFVDSVLANYPRTDSSIKSRALYHYKSTVVSGLVYPRQRGRDISRQLLSDNFDL
- a CDS encoding DUF5069 domain-containing protein — protein: MQISNLRSSYEKVGEIVFFGRMLDKIRLHAQGKLPKDYNRGVGLDGRCLRFLQIDYDALVRRVLLGGTDEEILEWCFENGRRPNNEEIQIWNQFMEKRGWRDDSTPELKKMKAERGFSDRDDILTFFDFHDADEER
- a CDS encoding phosphotransferase, translated to MQTSEQTKTNLRRYDSLTPRGQARRLRELAKSALRQFDIRVHRLELIKHLVNTTFRLRSDEGEFLVRIHREKNHTVRLVESELAWLLALSKEADVTVQTPYTTPDGRVVVLAEAAGVPRAYPVTMLSWIKGRIVPQVRRTTRHYEGLGRLVATLHKHAMQWDPPDDFERPVYDAIHQLGKFSVRPLPELGPRYLPAHVLRDMEAVYERRREAERVLGTGCEHFGLIHFDLSFSNILFYGGEALPIDFDACGLGFYAYDLGVALTGPFAYENFMARCEAVFRGYRQVLPLRREWIEYLPTFMASRTASYILHVAANPKAVESQWRSLLRPLLKASPDQFPS